In one window of Henckelia pumila isolate YLH828 chromosome 1, ASM3356847v2, whole genome shotgun sequence DNA:
- the LOC140894317 gene encoding uncharacterized protein, protein MLSEKDQNDIIKESQAKRTGYPGRISRGLVRRGRIRLQLIEKLGHFSKDCPQSKEPIKGRVFAMTHDQVDPDSAIVIGMISIVSLPANVLIDTGATHTFMSEKFMNKLGLVPDKSFLGFRISLPSGEELSSNKLVRNCRIQMQGHVLCADFIVLDMADFDVIFGMD, encoded by the exons ATGCTGTCGGAGAAGGatcaaaatgatataatcaagGAGTCACAGGCGAAGAGGACAGGTTATCCAGGAAGGATCAGTAGAGGCCTAGTCAGAAGAGGCCGTATCAGGCTCCAGCTCATAGAA AAATTGGGGCATTTTTCAAAGGATTGTCCTCAGTCAAAGGAGCCGATAAAAGGAAGAGTTTTTGCGATGACGCACGACCAAGTGGATCCAGACTCTGCCATTGTCATAGGTATGATTAGTATTGTCAGTTTACCTGCTAATGTGTTGATAGATACTGGAGCCACACATACCTTTATGTCTGAAAAATTCATGAATAAATTGGGATTAGTACCGGATAAGTCTtttttgggatttagaattTCACTACCTTCGGGGGAAGAGTTGAGTAGTAACAAGTTAGTAAGGAATTGCAGAATTCAGATGCAGGGTCATGTATTATGTgctgattttattgttttggatATGGCCGATTTTGATGTGATATTTGGGATGGATTGA